One Nocardia iowensis DNA window includes the following coding sequences:
- a CDS encoding acyl-CoA dehydrogenase family protein, which translates to MQTSESDTVAAGGRFSATQDAQFAAEVREWLAENLNGEFRDLRGLGGPGREHEAFDERLAWDRHLAAAGWTCLGWPTEYGGREATVRQQVIFHEEYAKANAPARVSHVGEELLGPTVLAFGTQAQKDRFLPGIRTVSELWCQGYSEPGAGSDLAAITTAAHLDGDEWSINGQKIWTSLAHVADWCFVIARTERGSTRHKGLSYLLVPMKQPGIDVRPIIQLTGTSEFNEVFFDNARTAADLVIGAPGDGWRIAMGTLTFERGISTLGQQIRFARELADVEALARRTGAADDPLIADRIDRAWVGLRVLRAHAIRTMEGAGVDDGGQASVAKLLWANWHRGLGELAMAVLGPSGLVADADDLNEWQRLYLFTRADTIYGGSNEVQRNIIAERVLGLPREARP; encoded by the coding sequence ATCCAGACCTCAGAATCCGACACCGTCGCGGCCGGCGGGCGGTTTTCCGCGACGCAAGACGCGCAATTCGCCGCCGAAGTGCGCGAGTGGCTGGCGGAGAACCTGAACGGCGAATTCCGCGACCTGCGCGGTCTCGGTGGGCCTGGCCGGGAACACGAGGCATTCGACGAGCGCCTTGCCTGGGACCGGCACTTGGCCGCCGCGGGCTGGACCTGTCTCGGCTGGCCCACGGAGTACGGCGGCCGCGAGGCGACCGTGCGCCAGCAGGTGATCTTCCATGAGGAGTACGCGAAAGCGAACGCGCCGGCCCGAGTTTCGCACGTAGGTGAGGAACTGCTCGGCCCGACCGTGCTCGCCTTCGGCACGCAGGCGCAGAAGGACCGCTTCTTGCCCGGCATCCGCACGGTGAGCGAGCTGTGGTGCCAAGGCTATTCGGAACCGGGCGCGGGCTCGGACCTGGCCGCGATCACCACCGCGGCGCACCTCGACGGCGACGAATGGTCGATCAACGGCCAGAAGATCTGGACCTCGCTGGCCCACGTCGCCGACTGGTGCTTCGTCATCGCACGCACCGAGCGCGGCTCGACCAGGCACAAGGGCCTGTCCTACCTGCTGGTCCCGATGAAACAGCCGGGCATCGACGTCCGCCCGATCATCCAGCTCACCGGGACCTCGGAGTTCAACGAGGTCTTCTTCGACAACGCGCGCACCGCAGCGGATCTGGTGATCGGCGCGCCGGGCGACGGCTGGCGGATCGCCATGGGCACGCTGACCTTCGAGCGCGGCATCTCCACCCTCGGCCAGCAGATCAGGTTCGCCAGGGAACTGGCCGATGTCGAGGCGCTGGCCCGCCGGACCGGCGCCGCCGACGACCCGCTGATCGCCGACCGGATCGACCGCGCCTGGGTCGGACTGCGGGTGCTGCGCGCGCATGCCATCCGCACCATGGAGGGTGCGGGCGTGGACGACGGGGGACAGGCCTCGGTCGCGAAACTGTTGTGGGCCAACTGGCATCGCGGTCTCGGCGAACTGGCGATGGCCGTGCTCGGCCCGTCGGGTCTGGTGGCCGACGCGGACGATTTGAACGAATGGCAGCGGCTGTATCTGTTCACCCGCGCCGACACCATCTACGGAGGTTCGAACGAAGTGCAGCGCAACATCATCGCCGAACGCGTGCTCGGCCTACCGCGGGAGGCGCGGCCATGA
- a CDS encoding SDR family oxidoreductase — protein sequence MSERADLSVAPQPIPGHGLLTGRAAVITAAAGTGIGSATARRLLAEGADVVVSDWHERRLAETATELAAEFPDRKIGSIVCDVQSTEQVNALVRGAADAIGRIDIMVNNAGLGGETPVVDMTDEQWDRVLDITLNGTFRCTRAALGYFRDAGHGGVIVNNASVLGWRAQHGQAHYAAAKAGVMALTRCSAVEAAELGVRINAVAPSIARHAFLDKVSSTELLDRLSEREAFGRAAEPWEVAATIAMLASDYTSYLTGEVVSVSSQRA from the coding sequence ATGAGTGAGCGAGCCGATCTGTCTGTTGCGCCGCAGCCGATTCCCGGGCACGGCCTGCTGACCGGACGTGCCGCCGTCATCACCGCGGCCGCGGGCACCGGCATCGGCTCGGCCACCGCGCGCAGGCTGCTCGCCGAGGGCGCCGACGTGGTCGTTTCCGATTGGCACGAGCGGCGTTTGGCCGAGACGGCGACCGAACTCGCGGCCGAATTCCCGGACCGCAAGATCGGCTCGATCGTCTGCGACGTGCAGAGCACCGAACAGGTCAACGCATTGGTGCGCGGCGCGGCCGACGCAATCGGCCGGATCGACATCATGGTCAACAACGCCGGTCTCGGCGGCGAGACGCCGGTGGTCGACATGACCGACGAGCAGTGGGACCGCGTTCTCGACATCACCCTCAACGGCACCTTCCGCTGCACCCGCGCCGCCCTCGGTTACTTCCGCGACGCGGGCCACGGTGGCGTGATCGTCAACAACGCCAGCGTGCTCGGCTGGCGCGCGCAGCACGGCCAGGCGCACTACGCCGCGGCCAAGGCGGGCGTGATGGCGCTGACCCGGTGCAGTGCCGTCGAGGCCGCCGAACTCGGCGTGCGGATCAACGCGGTGGCCCCGAGCATCGCCAGGCACGCCTTTTTGGACAAGGTCAGCTCGACCGAACTGCTCGACCGGCTGTCCGAGCGGGAGGCATTCGGCCGGGCCGCCGAGCCGTGGGAGGTCGCCGCCACCATCGCCATGCTGGCCAGTGATTACACCTCGTATCTGACCGGCGAGGTGGTCTCGGTCAGCAGTCAACGCGCCTGA
- a CDS encoding TetR/AcrR family transcriptional regulator, with protein sequence MADVTTPDASKSARRNELLTLAAELFAERGLRATTVRDIADAAGILSGSLYHHFDSKESMVDEILRGFLDDLFGHYREIVAAGLSSRDTLEALVIASYQSFDRHHAAVAIYQAEAKRLRTAERFTYIADYNREFRELWHRVLTNGVTDGSFRPEIDVELAYRFLRDTVWVAVRWYQPGGPITVDNLAKQYLTIVLDGLTVSEQRTT encoded by the coding sequence ATGGCCGATGTGACCACACCCGACGCTTCGAAATCAGCACGGCGCAATGAACTGCTCACGCTGGCGGCGGAACTCTTCGCCGAGCGAGGCCTGCGCGCCACCACCGTGCGCGATATCGCCGACGCGGCCGGGATCCTATCGGGGAGCCTCTATCACCACTTCGATTCCAAGGAGTCGATGGTGGACGAGATCCTGCGCGGCTTCCTCGACGATCTGTTCGGGCACTACCGCGAGATCGTCGCCGCCGGGCTCAGCTCGCGAGACACCTTGGAGGCCTTGGTGATCGCGTCGTACCAGTCGTTCGATCGGCACCACGCGGCGGTGGCCATCTACCAGGCCGAGGCCAAACGGCTGCGCACCGCCGAGCGGTTCACCTACATCGCCGACTACAACCGCGAATTCCGCGAGCTCTGGCACCGCGTACTGACCAACGGCGTGACCGACGGCAGCTTCCGGCCCGAAATCGACGTCGAACTGGCCTACCGGTTCCTGCGCGACACCGTGTGGGTCGCGGTGCGCTGGTACCAGCCCGGCGGCCCGATCACCGTAGACAACCTCGCCAAGCAGTACCTGACCATCGTGCTCGACGGGCTCACCGTGTCCGAACAGCGCACCACGTAG
- a CDS encoding acetyl-CoA C-acetyltransferase, producing MSVPATPRRPYAPLRDAYVIDAVRTPVGKRGGALAAVHPADLGAAALRGLLDRSPIDPGNVDDVIIGCVDNVGPQAGNVGRTAWLAAGYPEAVPGVTVDRQCGSSQQAINFGAQAIMSGTAEVIVAGGLQNMSAIPISAAMYAGKEYGFDSPFVGSAGWDHRYGTAEVTQFHAAQLIAEKWRISREDMERWALRSHERARDAIKNGRFDREIVPVGDFWIDQGPRETSLAKMASLPPLAEGSPLTAAVASQISDGASATLLASEWAVEAYGLTPRARIHHVSARGADPIFMLTAPIPATKWALEKTGLTIDDIDVVEINEAFAPVVLAWLKETGADPERVNVNGGAIALGHPLGATGAKLFASLLNELERINGRYGLLTICEGGGTANVTIIERLGS from the coding sequence ATGTCAGTACCAGCCACACCCCGCCGCCCGTACGCCCCGCTGCGGGACGCCTACGTGATCGATGCGGTGCGCACCCCGGTCGGCAAGCGCGGCGGCGCGCTGGCCGCCGTGCACCCCGCCGACCTCGGCGCCGCCGCGCTGCGCGGACTGCTGGACCGCAGCCCGATCGATCCCGGCAATGTCGATGACGTGATCATCGGCTGCGTCGACAATGTCGGTCCGCAGGCCGGAAACGTCGGCCGCACCGCGTGGTTGGCCGCCGGATACCCGGAAGCGGTGCCCGGCGTCACCGTCGACCGGCAGTGTGGATCCAGCCAGCAGGCCATCAATTTCGGGGCGCAGGCCATCATGAGCGGCACGGCCGAGGTGATCGTGGCGGGCGGGCTGCAGAACATGAGCGCCATCCCGATCTCCGCCGCCATGTACGCGGGCAAGGAGTACGGATTCGACTCACCGTTCGTCGGTTCCGCGGGCTGGGATCATCGCTACGGCACCGCCGAGGTCACCCAATTCCACGCCGCCCAGCTGATCGCGGAGAAGTGGCGGATCAGCCGGGAAGACATGGAGCGCTGGGCATTGCGCAGCCACGAGCGGGCGCGCGATGCCATCAAGAACGGCCGCTTCGATCGGGAGATCGTTCCGGTCGGTGACTTCTGGATCGATCAGGGACCGCGCGAGACCAGCCTGGCGAAGATGGCGTCGCTGCCCCCGCTCGCCGAGGGCAGCCCCCTGACCGCGGCCGTGGCCAGTCAGATATCCGACGGCGCGAGCGCCACCTTGCTCGCCTCCGAATGGGCCGTCGAGGCATACGGTTTGACGCCGCGAGCGCGCATCCATCACGTGAGCGCGCGTGGCGCCGATCCGATCTTCATGCTCACCGCGCCGATCCCGGCGACCAAGTGGGCGCTCGAAAAGACCGGTCTCACCATCGATGACATCGACGTGGTGGAAATCAATGAGGCCTTCGCCCCCGTCGTGCTCGCCTGGCTGAAGGAGACCGGCGCGGACCCGGAGCGGGTCAACGTCAACGGCGGCGCCATCGCGCTCGGCCACCCGCTCGGCGCCACCGGCGCAAAGCTTTTCGCCTCGCTGCTGAACGAACTCGAGCGGATCAACGGCCGTTACGGTCTGCTCACCATCTGCGAGGGCGGCGGCACGGCCAACGTCACCATCATCGAGCGTCTCGGCAGCTGA
- a CDS encoding NAD(P)H-dependent flavin oxidoreductase, protein MTARLRTPLTDLVGVEHPIVQTGMGWVAGPSLVVATAEAGGLGILASATMTYAELAAAIAKTKAHTSKPFGVNIRADASDAPERIDLLIREKVAVASFALAPKQDLIAKLKDAGVVVIPSIGAAKHAVKVASWGADAVIVQGGEGGGHTGPVATTLLLPSVLDAVDIPVVAAGGFFDGRGLAAALAYGAAGVAMGTRFLLTKESTVPEAVKQEYLRRQLQDTVVSTKVDGMPHRVLNTELVQRLEHSGRARGLAAAVANAAKFKSMTGMKWSTLVRDGLAMRKTKGLTWSQVVMAANTPMLLRAGLVEGNTQAGVLAAGQVTGIIEDLPSCQELIDRIVTDAITRIEELRKVL, encoded by the coding sequence ATGACCGCCCGGCTGCGCACCCCGCTGACCGATCTCGTCGGTGTCGAACACCCCATCGTGCAGACCGGAATGGGCTGGGTGGCGGGCCCGAGCCTGGTCGTCGCCACCGCAGAGGCGGGCGGGCTGGGCATTCTGGCGTCGGCCACCATGACCTACGCGGAGCTGGCAGCGGCGATCGCTAAGACCAAGGCGCACACCAGCAAACCGTTCGGTGTGAACATCCGCGCCGACGCGTCCGACGCTCCTGAACGCATCGACCTGTTGATCCGCGAGAAGGTGGCGGTCGCGTCGTTCGCGCTCGCGCCCAAGCAGGATCTCATCGCAAAGCTGAAGGATGCTGGCGTGGTGGTGATTCCATCGATCGGCGCGGCCAAGCACGCGGTGAAGGTGGCGTCCTGGGGCGCCGACGCGGTCATCGTGCAGGGCGGCGAGGGCGGCGGGCACACCGGCCCGGTGGCCACCACCCTGCTGCTGCCGTCGGTACTGGACGCGGTCGATATCCCCGTGGTCGCCGCGGGCGGCTTTTTCGACGGCCGGGGCTTAGCCGCGGCGCTGGCCTACGGGGCGGCGGGTGTCGCGATGGGCACCCGGTTTCTGCTCACCAAGGAGAGCACCGTGCCCGAGGCCGTCAAGCAGGAGTACCTGCGCAGGCAGTTGCAGGACACCGTGGTCTCCACCAAGGTCGACGGCATGCCGCATCGGGTGCTGAACACCGAACTGGTGCAGCGGCTGGAGCATTCGGGCCGGGCCCGCGGTCTCGCCGCGGCGGTGGCCAATGCCGCCAAGTTCAAGAGCATGACCGGCATGAAGTGGTCCACCCTGGTCCGCGACGGGCTGGCCATGCGAAAGACCAAGGGCCTCACGTGGTCTCAGGTCGTCATGGCGGCCAACACGCCGATGCTGTTGCGCGCCGGTCTGGTCGAGGGCAACACCCAGGCGGGGGTGCTCGCCGCGGGTCAGGTCACCGGCATCATCGAGGACCTGCCCAGCTGCCAGGAACTCATCGACCGCATCGTCACCGACGCGATAACCCGCATCGAGGAGCTGCGGAAGGTGCTCTGA
- a CDS encoding CoA-transferase subunit beta — protein MTATGGHSTETITRAEVCAVACAEIFSGAGEIMASPMSPMSIIGARLAKLTTEPDLLLSDGEALFFAETPPLGGKGPIEGWIPFRRVFDVVASGRRHVVMGANQIDRYGNQNLSAFGALQQPTRQMFGVRGAPGNTINHATSYWVSRHTNRVFTDRVDIVSGVGYDKVDPANPAFRFHHLHRVVTNLGVFDFEGPGHTMRARSLHPGVTAAEVAENTAFEIDGLADAPETRLPTAEELRLIREVLDPKKIRETEVPS, from the coding sequence ATGACAGCGACGGGCGGGCACAGTACCGAAACCATTACCCGGGCCGAGGTGTGCGCCGTCGCCTGCGCGGAGATCTTCAGTGGCGCGGGCGAAATCATGGCGAGCCCGATGTCGCCGATGTCGATCATCGGTGCGCGCTTGGCCAAGCTGACCACCGAACCGGATCTGCTGCTCTCCGACGGCGAGGCGCTGTTCTTCGCCGAGACGCCCCCGCTGGGCGGCAAAGGCCCGATCGAGGGTTGGATTCCGTTCCGGCGGGTGTTCGATGTCGTGGCCTCCGGCCGGCGGCACGTGGTGATGGGCGCCAACCAGATCGACCGGTACGGCAATCAGAATCTTTCCGCGTTCGGTGCGCTACAACAGCCGACCCGGCAGATGTTCGGGGTACGTGGCGCGCCGGGTAACACGATCAATCACGCCACCAGCTATTGGGTTTCGCGGCACACCAACCGGGTGTTCACCGACCGGGTCGACATCGTCTCGGGTGTCGGCTACGACAAGGTGGATCCGGCCAACCCGGCGTTCCGGTTCCACCACCTGCACCGGGTGGTGACCAACCTGGGCGTCTTCGATTTCGAGGGCCCCGGCCACACCATGCGCGCCCGCAGCCTGCACCCCGGCGTTACCGCCGCCGAGGTGGCCGAGAACACCGCGTTCGAGATCGACGGACTCGCCGATGCGCCGGAAACCCGGCTACCCACCGCCGAGGAACTGCGACTTATTCGGGAAGTGCTCGATCCCAAGAAGATTCGGGAAACGGAGGTGCCGTCATGA
- a CDS encoding CoA transferase subunit A, with product MRDKRMSLDEVVGELRSGMTIGIGGWGSRRKPMALVRAILRSDLSDLTVVSYGGPDLGLLCSAGKVSKAYYGFVSLDSPPFYDPWFAHARTSGALVAREMDEGMLKCGLEAAAARLPFLPIRAGLGSDVPNFWDGELRTVTSPYPDAEGRTETLIAMPALKLDAALVHLNIGDRHGNAAYTGVDPYFDDLYCLAAERRYVSVERIVETDELVKTVPLQSLLLNRMMVDGVVEAPGGAHFTLAGDSYGRDEKFQKHYVQSAKSPQTWQEFVDKYLAVSEDEYQAAVREFAEEAQK from the coding sequence ATGCGAGACAAGCGAATGTCGCTGGACGAGGTCGTCGGCGAGTTGCGCAGCGGAATGACCATCGGCATCGGCGGCTGGGGGTCGCGGCGCAAGCCGATGGCGCTGGTACGGGCCATCCTGCGGTCGGACCTCAGCGATCTGACGGTGGTCAGTTATGGCGGGCCGGACCTCGGGTTGCTGTGCTCGGCAGGCAAGGTGAGCAAGGCCTACTACGGGTTCGTATCACTGGATTCGCCGCCGTTCTACGACCCGTGGTTCGCGCACGCGCGTACCTCCGGTGCGCTGGTGGCGCGCGAGATGGACGAGGGCATGCTCAAGTGCGGGCTGGAGGCGGCCGCGGCCCGGTTACCGTTCCTGCCGATCCGGGCGGGGCTCGGCTCGGATGTGCCGAATTTCTGGGACGGCGAACTGCGCACGGTCACTTCGCCTTACCCCGATGCCGAGGGGCGGACGGAAACGCTGATCGCGATGCCCGCGTTGAAGCTCGATGCCGCGCTGGTGCATCTGAATATCGGCGACCGGCACGGCAATGCCGCTTACACCGGTGTCGACCCCTATTTCGATGACCTGTACTGCCTGGCGGCCGAGCGCCGGTACGTGTCGGTGGAGCGAATCGTCGAGACCGACGAGTTGGTGAAAACCGTTCCCCTGCAATCGCTGCTGCTCAACCGGATGATGGTGGACGGCGTTGTCGAGGCGCCCGGCGGAGCCCACTTCACGCTGGCCGGGGACAGCTACGGCCGGGACGAGAAGTTTCAGAAGCACTACGTGCAGTCGGCGAAAAGCCCGCAGACTTGGCAGGAGTTCGTGGACAAGTATCTGGCCGTTTCCGAAGACGAGTACCAGGCCGCTGTTCGCGAGTTCGCAGAGGAGGCGCAGAAATGA
- a CDS encoding enoyl-CoA hydratase family protein has translation MGINRHSESTGITVVTVDYPPVNAIPTDGWFDIADAIRAAGRDKETRVVVLRAENRGFNAGVDIKEIQSKPGHQALIDANHGCFEAFAAVYDCPVPVIAVVQGFCLGGGIGLVGNADVVIASDDATFGLPEVDRGALGAATHLSRLVPQHLMRALFYTASTITAQQLQHFGSVYQVVPRAELDAAAMEVAKNIAAKDGRVIRAAKRALNGIDPQDVHRSYRYEQGFTFELNLAGVADEIRARFDDDLAARKAE, from the coding sequence ATGGGGATCAACCGTCACTCCGAATCCACCGGTATCACCGTGGTCACGGTCGACTATCCGCCGGTCAACGCCATACCGACCGACGGCTGGTTCGATATCGCGGACGCGATCCGCGCGGCGGGGCGGGACAAGGAGACGCGAGTCGTGGTGCTGCGCGCCGAGAATCGCGGTTTCAACGCGGGCGTGGACATCAAGGAGATCCAGAGCAAGCCGGGCCATCAGGCGCTGATCGACGCGAATCATGGCTGCTTCGAGGCATTCGCGGCGGTATACGACTGCCCGGTGCCGGTGATCGCGGTGGTCCAGGGGTTCTGCCTCGGCGGCGGCATCGGCCTGGTCGGCAACGCGGACGTGGTGATCGCCTCGGACGACGCCACTTTCGGCCTGCCGGAGGTCGATCGCGGCGCGCTCGGCGCGGCCACCCACCTGTCCCGGCTGGTGCCGCAGCACCTGATGCGGGCGCTGTTCTACACCGCGAGCACCATCACCGCGCAGCAGTTACAGCACTTCGGCTCGGTGTATCAGGTGGTGCCGCGGGCCGAACTCGACGCCGCCGCAATGGAAGTCGCCAAGAACATCGCCGCCAAGGACGGCCGGGTGATCCGCGCGGCGAAGCGGGCCCTCAACGGCATCGACCCGCAGGACGTGCACCGCAGCTACCGGTACGAACAGGGATTCACCTTCGAACTCAACCTCGCCGGTGTCGCCGACGAGATCCGCGCCCGGTTCGACGACGATCTGGCGGCGCGTAAGGCCGAGTAG
- a CDS encoding SDR family oxidoreductase gives MALEIDLADRVVLVTGGVRGVGAGVSRAFLAAGATVIACARRPADAPIEVNGRAIEFLSCDIRDADAVRALIETVVERHGRLDHLVNNAGGAPFALAATASKNFHAKIVELNLLAPLLVSQAANAVMQRQPDGGSIVNISSVSGHRPSPGTAAYGAAKAGMDSLTASLAVEWAPKVRVNSLVVGPVDTELSQLHYGDQDGVDAVGETIPLGRMAHPDDIGRCAAFLASPLASYVSGASLLVHGGGERPAFLAASTAAAGQQS, from the coding sequence GTGGCACTCGAAATCGATCTGGCCGACCGCGTCGTTCTGGTGACCGGCGGCGTGCGCGGGGTGGGGGCCGGGGTGAGCAGGGCATTCCTCGCGGCGGGGGCGACCGTGATCGCGTGTGCCCGGCGGCCCGCCGACGCACCGATCGAGGTGAACGGCCGTGCCATCGAATTCCTGTCCTGTGATATTCGCGACGCCGACGCGGTGCGGGCGTTGATCGAAACGGTCGTCGAACGCCACGGCCGCCTCGACCACCTCGTCAACAACGCGGGCGGCGCACCGTTCGCCCTGGCGGCCACCGCGAGCAAGAATTTTCACGCCAAGATCGTCGAGCTGAATCTGCTTGCGCCGTTACTGGTTTCGCAAGCGGCCAATGCGGTGATGCAGCGACAGCCGGACGGCGGCTCGATCGTCAACATCTCCAGCGTCAGCGGTCACCGGCCGTCGCCCGGTACCGCCGCCTACGGCGCCGCCAAGGCCGGGATGGACAGCCTGACCGCCTCGCTGGCCGTGGAATGGGCACCCAAGGTCCGGGTCAACTCCCTCGTCGTCGGCCCGGTCGACACCGAGCTGAGCCAGCTGCACTACGGCGACCAGGACGGCGTCGACGCAGTGGGCGAGACGATCCCGCTCGGGAGGATGGCCCACCCGGACGACATCGGCCGCTGCGCCGCCTTCCTGGCCTCCCCGCTGGCATCCTACGTCAGCGGCGCCTCGCTGCTGGTGCACGGCGGTGGCGAGCGGCCCGCCTTCCTGGCCGCGTCCACCGCGGCCGCCGGGCAGCAGTCCTGA
- a CDS encoding SDR family oxidoreductase — translation MDSEQICAGRVVIVTGAGRGIGRAHALAFAAAGAKVVVNDLGSALDGAATAETPAAQVVAEIEALGGTAVANGDDVADWQGGQRLIRQAVDTFGGLDVLVNNAGFVRDRMLVNLGEEEWDAVIRVHLKGHFVTMRHAIEYWRGESKAGRPVDGRVINTSSGAGLQGSVGQGNYGAAKAGIAGLTLTAAAEFARYGVTVNAIAPAARTRMTETVFADTMARPDEGFDAMAPENISPLVVWLGSPQSAAVTGRMFEVEGGKIALADGWRHGVAVDRGARWSPGELGPVVADLVAKGMPPEPVYGA, via the coding sequence ATGGATTCCGAGCAGATCTGCGCAGGCCGCGTCGTCATCGTCACCGGCGCGGGCCGTGGCATCGGCCGCGCGCACGCGCTCGCCTTCGCCGCGGCCGGGGCCAAGGTGGTGGTCAACGACCTCGGTTCGGCGCTCGACGGCGCGGCGACCGCCGAGACCCCCGCGGCACAGGTCGTCGCGGAGATCGAGGCACTCGGCGGCACGGCCGTGGCCAACGGCGACGACGTCGCGGATTGGCAAGGCGGCCAACGGCTTATCCGCCAGGCCGTGGACACCTTCGGCGGGCTGGACGTGCTGGTCAACAATGCCGGTTTCGTGCGCGACCGGATGCTGGTCAACCTCGGTGAGGAGGAATGGGACGCGGTGATCCGCGTGCACCTCAAGGGTCATTTCGTCACCATGCGGCACGCGATCGAATACTGGCGCGGCGAGTCCAAGGCCGGTCGTCCGGTCGATGGCCGCGTCATCAACACCAGTTCCGGCGCTGGTCTGCAAGGCAGCGTCGGCCAGGGCAACTACGGCGCGGCGAAGGCAGGTATTGCCGGACTTACGCTGACGGCGGCCGCGGAGTTCGCTCGCTACGGCGTCACGGTGAACGCCATCGCCCCCGCCGCCCGCACCAGGATGACCGAGACCGTCTTCGCCGACACCATGGCCCGGCCGGACGAGGGCTTCGACGCGATGGCCCCGGAGAACATCTCCCCACTCGTCGTCTGGCTCGGCAGCCCACAATCGGCCGCGGTCACCGGACGCATGTTCGAAGTCGAGGGCGGCAAGATCGCGCTGGCCGACGGATGGCGGCACGGCGTCGCGGTCGATCGCGGTGCCAGGTGGTCGCCGGGCGAGCTCGGCCCGGTGGTAGCTGACCTGGTAGCCAAGGGTATGCCGCCCGAGCCGGTGTACGGGGCCTGA